Proteins found in one Streptomyces sp. CB09001 genomic segment:
- a CDS encoding fused response regulator/phosphatase, which produces MPVPVPRQRAIPAVECGQAPAASPDSGPSKEQAPPGTHQAENAATRRENTRENPTEKREKPTDTSTETGTGTGTDPAPGARTESAAPTNLTVLLIEDDPAGSPIVPDLLDQAGKPIRVRTARNLTEAGRLLTDDVHCILLDLALSAPAPARTSTDGGGNGGDAEDDDELAVLRHVLELAPRHAVLALTSSSDAERGAEAVAVGAQDYLFRDELDGRLLSRAIRYAVERKRSDSAERRLAEGRLRAQENRRLERGLLPTPLLAGSPLRFAARYRPGRSRALLGGDFYDVVRTPDGTVHAMIGDVCGHGPDEAALGVELRIAWRALTLAGLCGDELLGTLQQVLEHERSDDEIFATLCAVDISPDGRRAGLCLAGHPSPLIAAPGVPARLLPYDNNGPALGLLQGARWPRMQVELGAEWSLMLYTDGLIEGHVGGGRERLGQDGMVELVRRQRAEGLTGEELLRATVNEVRELNGGELADDLAVVLLDRTA; this is translated from the coding sequence ATGCCCGTACCCGTACCGCGGCAGAGGGCGATCCCGGCCGTGGAGTGTGGTCAGGCGCCCGCCGCGTCCCCGGACAGCGGCCCTTCCAAGGAACAGGCCCCGCCCGGGACGCACCAGGCCGAGAACGCCGCCACCCGGCGAGAGAACACCCGAGAGAACCCCACGGAGAAGCGCGAGAAGCCCACGGACACCAGCACGGAGACCGGCACCGGCACCGGCACCGACCCGGCGCCCGGCGCCCGGACCGAGAGCGCGGCACCCACGAACCTGACGGTGCTGCTGATCGAGGACGATCCGGCCGGCTCGCCGATCGTCCCCGACCTGCTCGACCAGGCCGGCAAGCCGATCCGCGTCCGCACCGCACGCAACCTCACCGAGGCCGGGCGGCTGCTGACCGACGACGTCCACTGCATCCTGCTGGACCTCGCCCTGTCGGCCCCCGCCCCGGCCCGCACGAGCACCGACGGCGGTGGCAACGGCGGCGACGCGGAGGACGACGACGAGCTGGCGGTGCTGCGGCACGTCCTGGAGCTGGCGCCCCGGCACGCCGTGCTCGCCCTCACCTCCTCCAGCGACGCCGAGCGCGGCGCCGAGGCGGTGGCGGTCGGCGCGCAGGACTACCTGTTCCGCGACGAGCTGGACGGCCGCCTGCTGAGCCGGGCGATCCGCTACGCCGTCGAGCGCAAACGGTCGGACTCGGCGGAGCGGCGGCTGGCCGAGGGCAGGCTGCGGGCGCAGGAGAACCGTCGCCTGGAGCGCGGCCTGCTGCCGACCCCGCTGCTGGCCGGCTCCCCGCTGCGCTTCGCCGCCCGCTACCGCCCGGGCCGCTCGCGCGCGCTGCTGGGCGGCGACTTCTACGACGTCGTGCGCACCCCGGACGGCACCGTGCACGCCATGATCGGCGACGTCTGCGGGCACGGCCCGGACGAGGCGGCGCTCGGCGTGGAGCTGCGGATCGCCTGGCGGGCGCTGACGCTGGCCGGGCTGTGCGGCGACGAGCTGCTCGGCACGCTCCAGCAGGTGCTGGAGCACGAGCGCTCGGACGACGAGATCTTCGCGACCCTGTGCGCCGTGGACATCTCCCCGGACGGCCGCCGCGCGGGCCTGTGCCTGGCCGGGCACCCGTCCCCGCTGATAGCCGCGCCGGGCGTGCCCGCACGACTGCTGCCCTACGACAACAACGGCCCGGCGCTGGGGCTGCTGCAGGGCGCCCGCTGGCCGCGGATGCAGGTGGAGCTGGGCGCCGAGTGGAGCCTGATGTTGTACACCGACGGTCTGATCGAGGGCCACGTCGGCGGGGGCCGGGAGCGGCTCGGCCAGGACGGCATGGTGGAGCTGGTCCGCCGCCAGCGTGCCGAGGGTCTGACCGGCGAGGAGCTGCTGCGGGCGACCGTCAACGAGGTCCGCGAGCTCAACGGCGGCGAGCTGGCCGACGACCTGGCCGTGGTCCTGCTGGACCGGACGGCCTGA
- a CDS encoding SDR family oxidoreductase, with product MTNDTNDTHAPNSTQTVYSAPIGLLTGKVLFLTGASRGIGAAAARLFAAEGASVVLAARGTDALDRVVKEIRADGGVADAVALDLADPASIRAAVDHVGNLHGRLDGAFNNGAAIQRPGPLDTTSDEDVDEQFAVNFRAHWTAMNAEAALMRRGGGGAIVNTSSIGSRRANPALPAYGAMKRALNSLTETAAVSWAADRIRVNGITPGGTATEMIDTWEAATPGVVERINASTPFARMAEPREVAEVAAWLLSDRASWVTGAIVPVDGGAGA from the coding sequence ATGACGAACGACACGAACGACACACACGCGCCGAACAGCACGCAGACCGTCTACAGCGCACCCATCGGCCTGCTCACCGGCAAGGTGCTCTTCCTCACCGGTGCCAGCCGCGGCATCGGTGCGGCCGCGGCCCGGCTCTTCGCCGCCGAGGGCGCCTCCGTCGTGCTCGCCGCCCGCGGTACCGACGCCCTGGACCGCGTGGTGAAGGAGATCCGCGCCGACGGCGGTGTCGCCGACGCCGTCGCCCTGGACCTCGCCGACCCCGCGAGCATCCGCGCCGCCGTCGACCACGTGGGGAACCTGCACGGCCGGCTCGACGGCGCCTTCAACAACGGCGCGGCGATCCAGCGGCCCGGTCCGCTCGACACGACGAGCGACGAGGACGTCGACGAGCAGTTCGCCGTGAACTTCCGCGCGCACTGGACCGCCATGAACGCCGAGGCCGCGCTCATGCGACGCGGTGGTGGCGGGGCGATCGTCAACACGTCGAGCATCGGCAGCCGCCGCGCGAACCCGGCCCTGCCCGCGTACGGCGCCATGAAGCGCGCGCTGAACAGTCTCACCGAGACCGCCGCGGTGAGCTGGGCGGCCGACCGCATCCGGGTGAACGGCATCACGCCGGGCGGCACCGCCACGGAGATGATCGACACGTGGGAGGCGGCGACCCCCGGCGTCGTCGAGCGCATCAACGCGTCGACCCCGTTCGCCCGGATGGCCGAGCCCCGCGAGGTCGCCGAGGTGGCCGCGTGGCTGCTCAGCGACCGCGCCTCGTGGGTGACCGGCGCGATCGTGCCGGTCGACGGCGGCGCGGGCGCCTGA
- a CDS encoding HAD family hydrolase, whose product MVRRPLGNHHHGHDTLLVTSDTDQTEPVSERTGRDEQPEALRDLVMGARVVLWDFDGPICRLFAGYSADRVAGELVDWLERLGLKELLTQEEQVHPDPHVLLAAVDRRHRQSDLVVEFEDRLTREERRAVPTAWPTAYADALIRTWSALGVGLAVTTNNSPRVVSEYLETRDLLGCFAPHIYGRTGDPQLLKPDPHCLNRALSAMGAAPARALMVGDSASDVTAARRAGVPFLGYGHNERKTKLLKQAGAETVVDSLEPVLRLLWEGTGPGLVRA is encoded by the coding sequence GTGGTTCGACGCCCTCTGGGAAACCATCACCACGGACATGACACTCTCCTAGTGACTTCCGATACGGATCAGACGGAACCGGTGAGCGAGCGGACCGGCCGCGACGAGCAGCCCGAGGCCCTGCGGGACCTGGTCATGGGCGCCCGCGTCGTCCTGTGGGACTTCGACGGCCCCATCTGCCGACTGTTCGCGGGTTACTCGGCCGACCGGGTGGCGGGCGAACTGGTGGACTGGCTGGAGCGGCTCGGCCTCAAGGAGCTGCTCACCCAGGAGGAGCAGGTCCACCCGGACCCGCACGTCCTGCTGGCCGCGGTCGACCGCAGACACCGGCAGAGCGACCTGGTCGTCGAGTTCGAGGACCGCCTGACCCGGGAGGAACGGCGCGCCGTGCCCACCGCGTGGCCGACCGCGTACGCGGACGCCCTGATCCGCACCTGGTCCGCCCTCGGCGTGGGCCTCGCGGTCACGACCAACAACTCGCCCCGCGTGGTGAGCGAGTACCTGGAGACCCGGGACCTGCTGGGCTGCTTCGCCCCGCACATCTACGGCCGCACCGGGGACCCCCAGCTGCTCAAGCCCGACCCCCACTGCCTCAACCGCGCCCTCAGCGCGATGGGCGCCGCCCCCGCACGGGCCCTGATGGTCGGCGACTCCGCCTCCGACGTGACCGCCGCCCGACGGGCCGGCGTGCCCTTCCTGGGCTACGGCCACAACGAACGGAAGACGAAGCTCCTCAAACAGGCGGGCGCGGAGACGGTCGTCGACTCCCTGGAGCCGGTCCTCAGGCTGCTGTGGGAGGGGACGGGGCCGGGACTCGTCCGGGCCTGA
- a CDS encoding helix-turn-helix transcriptional regulator: MDNKKELGVFLRSRRERLRPEDVGLPTGPRRRTPGLRREEVAVLAHISTEYYVRLEQGRAPRPSGEVLAGIAGALRLTDAESDHLHVLAGTAPSRTGLHRRDVRPSILALIERLPQTAAFVVSAAYDVLAWNGLAAALMEDFGELAPRDRNLARWAFLGTTPTGTELYGTSHGADFRLHVVTGLRSALARYPSDPAVRELVDELSDASPEFGRLWERHDVQAAPTLTKTFRHPVVGEITVDCDSLVLDDRDQRLVLYSAPAGSRDAEALALLDVLGSRPDGHLSTAARV; this comes from the coding sequence ATGGACAACAAGAAGGAACTCGGGGTGTTCCTGCGCAGCCGCCGCGAGCGGCTCCGGCCGGAGGACGTCGGCCTCCCCACGGGCCCGCGGCGCCGGACACCGGGCCTTCGCCGCGAGGAGGTGGCGGTCCTCGCGCACATCTCCACCGAGTACTACGTCCGGCTCGAACAGGGCAGGGCGCCGCGACCGTCGGGCGAGGTCCTCGCCGGGATCGCGGGCGCCCTGCGGCTCACGGACGCCGAGTCCGACCACCTCCACGTCCTCGCGGGCACCGCGCCGAGCCGTACCGGACTGCACCGGCGCGATGTCCGCCCGAGCATCCTCGCTCTCATCGAGCGGCTGCCGCAGACGGCCGCCTTCGTGGTCTCCGCCGCGTACGACGTGCTCGCGTGGAACGGCCTCGCGGCCGCGCTCATGGAGGACTTCGGCGAACTCGCCCCCAGGGACCGCAACCTGGCGCGCTGGGCGTTCCTCGGCACCACGCCCACCGGCACGGAGCTGTACGGGACCTCCCACGGCGCGGACTTCCGGCTGCACGTCGTGACGGGACTGCGCTCCGCACTCGCCCGGTACCCGTCGGACCCGGCGGTGCGAGAACTCGTCGACGAGTTGAGCGACGCCAGTCCCGAGTTCGGCCGGCTCTGGGAGCGGCACGACGTCCAGGCCGCGCCGACGCTCACGAAGACCTTCCGGCACCCGGTCGTCGGGGAGATCACCGTCGACTGCGACTCGCTCGTCCTCGACGACCGCGACCAGCGCCTCGTCCTCTACTCGGCGCCGGCGGGATCACGCGACGCCGAGGCCCTGGCGCTCCTGGACGTACTGGGGAGCCGGCCGGACGGGCACCTCAGCACGGCGGCCCGGGTTTGA
- a CDS encoding aminoglycoside phosphotransferase family protein encodes MSPQSASPARLRAVEVSGDASAVEGPLRGYHHETYVVPLPGAAGAADGARWKCREPRSGLLWFDRRCFVSEEQLLRALQGRITDVPDVFEVGGLPLQRFVEGRTLGSLYGAGRAVPEGFTRQILRLVGEMAAVTARTLPVERRCSPEDRPADGDTDGFMERLVCFTEQRVHAENLPRFGSLFAALGLDDDAFKRLRKHVAGLRERPFCLLHADLHRENIIVDADRRLWTIDWELAMVGDPLYDLATHLHLMRYPSWQGPRVVEQWRRTVEAVRPGGTRGWREDLGRIVGYKRAQSVFTDVIREAVSLGRQARSAGPEVGAAAARLHTILTGAALPLGLESVPGPAEIGTALVRWGRAHPDEDGALPDTP; translated from the coding sequence ATGTCGCCTCAATCGGCCTCCCCCGCCCGGCTCCGTGCCGTCGAGGTGAGCGGTGACGCAAGCGCGGTCGAGGGCCCACTGCGCGGTTACCACCACGAGACGTACGTGGTTCCGCTGCCCGGAGCCGCGGGTGCCGCGGACGGGGCCCGCTGGAAGTGCCGGGAGCCGCGCAGCGGCCTGCTCTGGTTCGACCGCCGGTGCTTCGTCTCGGAGGAGCAGCTGCTGCGCGCCCTGCAGGGGCGGATCACCGACGTGCCGGACGTCTTCGAGGTCGGCGGGCTGCCCCTGCAGCGGTTCGTCGAGGGCCGGACCCTCGGATCGCTGTACGGCGCCGGGCGGGCGGTGCCCGAAGGGTTCACGCGGCAGATCCTGCGGCTCGTCGGCGAGATGGCGGCCGTCACGGCACGCACGCTGCCGGTGGAGCGGCGGTGCAGCCCCGAGGACCGGCCGGCGGACGGCGACACCGACGGCTTCATGGAACGGCTCGTCTGCTTCACCGAGCAGCGCGTCCACGCGGAGAACCTGCCGCGGTTCGGCTCCCTCTTCGCGGCCCTGGGGCTGGACGACGACGCGTTCAAGCGCCTGCGCAAGCACGTGGCCGGGCTCCGGGAACGTCCGTTCTGCCTGCTCCACGCCGACCTGCACCGCGAGAACATCATCGTCGACGCGGACCGGCGGCTGTGGACCATCGACTGGGAACTGGCCATGGTCGGCGACCCGCTCTACGACCTCGCCACCCATCTGCACCTGATGCGCTACCCGTCCTGGCAGGGCCCCCGGGTGGTGGAGCAGTGGCGCCGCACGGTCGAGGCCGTGCGGCCCGGCGGTACCCGCGGCTGGCGGGAGGACCTGGGGCGGATCGTCGGGTACAAGAGGGCCCAGTCGGTCTTCACCGACGTCATCCGCGAAGCCGTCTCGCTGGGGCGGCAGGCGCGGTCGGCCGGTCCCGAGGTCGGGGCCGCCGCCGCCAGGCTGCACACCATCCTGACCGGCGCGGCCCTGCCGCTCGGGCTGGAGTCGGTGCCCGGCCCCGCCGAGATCGGGACCGCCCTCGTGCGGTGGGGCCGTGCGCACCCGGACGAGGACGGGGCCCTGCCGGACACCCCCTAG
- a CDS encoding DUF2516 family protein: MQGFAGFMWLLSIALILFSGFALIDAATRREDAYRAADKKTKPFWLVILGLAFVVNLIFNILSFLPIIGLIATIVYMVDVRPALRGLSGGGRSSRRGSSSDGPYGPYNGGR, translated from the coding sequence ATGCAGGGGTTCGCAGGCTTCATGTGGCTGCTGAGCATCGCCCTGATCCTTTTCAGCGGCTTCGCTTTGATCGACGCCGCCACGCGCCGCGAGGACGCCTACCGCGCGGCCGACAAGAAGACCAAGCCCTTCTGGCTGGTCATCCTCGGGCTCGCCTTCGTGGTGAACCTGATCTTCAACATCCTGTCGTTCCTGCCGATCATCGGCCTCATCGCGACGATCGTGTACATGGTCGACGTACGGCCCGCGCTGCGCGGCCTGTCGGGCGGCGGCCGCAGCAGCCGCCGCGGCTCCAGCAGCGACGGTCCGTACGGCCCGTACAACGGCGGACGCTGA
- a CDS encoding GntR family transcriptional regulator: MVVEPEHAPVNGRERPQRPQPTHREVADELRARIRSGRLRPGQRMPTQARLAEEFGVERGAVRQALRILQSERLLINVSKGSPATVAPDLYGPQAGPEARPMPTTVALASRIAAAFAAEHVEIDALCLTSVSLTLALGEPLSQIHAGRLKPAKVDVRVLLPSGDIDLAFPVAVSGGAAGGPVHERWLAMRNAQGQVLRHNLLSLRATHGIDVRVSFRALPFTPPVKLYVLNGSEALFAYYTLGRREQEIDHEQLEMYDAEGIRSTLFAFEQGGGLRDGVFVKQSRLWFDALWGTISSELVLTG; this comes from the coding sequence TTGGTCGTGGAGCCGGAACACGCCCCCGTCAACGGGCGGGAGAGACCGCAGCGGCCACAGCCAACACATCGAGAGGTGGCCGACGAGCTGCGCGCCCGGATCAGGTCCGGTCGGCTGCGGCCGGGCCAGCGCATGCCCACGCAGGCCCGGTTGGCCGAGGAGTTCGGTGTGGAGCGGGGTGCCGTCCGCCAGGCCCTGCGCATCCTTCAGTCGGAACGTCTGCTCATCAATGTGTCCAAGGGGAGCCCCGCGACCGTCGCGCCCGACCTGTACGGCCCCCAGGCCGGCCCGGAAGCGCGGCCGATGCCCACCACCGTGGCCCTCGCCTCCCGGATCGCGGCGGCCTTCGCCGCCGAGCACGTCGAGATCGACGCGCTCTGTCTGACCTCCGTCTCCCTCACCCTCGCCCTCGGCGAACCGCTGAGCCAGATCCACGCGGGGCGACTGAAACCGGCCAAGGTCGACGTCCGGGTCCTGCTGCCGAGCGGCGACATCGACCTCGCCTTCCCGGTGGCGGTCTCCGGCGGCGCGGCGGGCGGCCCGGTGCACGAGCGGTGGCTGGCGATGCGCAACGCCCAGGGGCAGGTGCTCCGGCACAACCTGCTGAGCCTGCGTGCCACGCACGGCATCGACGTGCGCGTCTCCTTCCGTGCGCTGCCCTTCACCCCGCCGGTGAAGCTGTACGTGCTCAACGGCAGCGAGGCCCTCTTCGCGTACTACACCCTCGGCCGGCGCGAGCAGGAGATCGACCACGAGCAGCTGGAGATGTACGACGCGGAGGGCATCCGCTCGACGCTGTTCGCCTTCGAACAGGGCGGTGGCCTGCGCGACGGCGTGTTCGTGAAGCAGTCCCGGCTGTGGTTCGACGCGCTGTGGGGGACGATCAGCTCGGAGCTGGTGCTCACGGGCTGA
- a CDS encoding winged helix-turn-helix domain-containing protein yields the protein MVVTQENVSVNGSRRLSAQEIADVLRERIRGGDLRAGDRLPTQAELAEEFGVERGTVRQALRALQEDGLLTNVSKGSPPRIAEPATPRAEPQPTMVSLGPRLAEAFAAPHVRVDVVCHTSETLMLALSEPLRLIHEGRIHPESIDFRVLMPSRDIDLAFPVLVEDEEDDPVHQRWLQMRNAQARVLQHNLQAVRSTHRVDVRIAFRALPFTPPMKLYLLNGEEALLGYYMLTRREEEYESRTLQMYDALGSQSLLFSFLKRTGHRDAVFVEESQKWFDALWETITTDMTLS from the coding sequence TTGGTCGTGACTCAGGAGAACGTGTCCGTGAACGGCAGCAGAAGGCTCTCGGCACAGGAGATCGCCGACGTCCTGCGGGAGCGGATCCGCGGGGGAGACCTCAGGGCGGGCGACCGCCTGCCCACCCAGGCCGAGCTGGCCGAGGAGTTCGGCGTGGAGCGCGGCACCGTCCGCCAGGCCCTGCGCGCACTCCAGGAGGACGGCCTGCTCACCAACGTCAGCAAGGGCAGCCCGCCCCGCATCGCCGAGCCCGCCACACCGCGGGCCGAGCCGCAGCCGACGATGGTGTCGCTCGGGCCGCGCCTGGCGGAGGCGTTCGCGGCACCGCACGTCCGGGTCGACGTCGTGTGCCACACCTCGGAGACCCTGATGCTGGCCCTCAGCGAGCCGCTCCGCCTGATCCACGAGGGCCGCATCCACCCGGAGTCGATCGACTTCCGCGTGCTGATGCCCTCCCGCGACATCGACCTCGCCTTCCCCGTCCTGGTCGAGGACGAGGAGGACGACCCGGTCCACCAGCGCTGGCTCCAGATGCGCAACGCCCAGGCCCGCGTCCTCCAGCACAACCTGCAGGCCGTGCGCTCCACCCACCGCGTCGACGTGCGCATCGCGTTCCGCGCCCTGCCGTTCACCCCGCCGATGAAGCTGTACCTGCTCAACGGCGAGGAGGCCCTCCTCGGCTACTACATGCTGACCCGGCGCGAGGAGGAGTACGAGAGCCGGACGCTCCAGATGTACGACGCGCTCGGCTCCCAGTCGCTGCTGTTCTCGTTCCTGAAGCGGACCGGTCACCGGGACGCGGTGTTCGTGGAGGAATCACAGAAGTGGTTCGACGCCCTCTGGGAAACCATCACCACGGACATGACACTCTCCTAG
- a CDS encoding helix-turn-helix transcriptional regulator, with translation MASLNVGNLGEYLREQRRNAQLSLRQLADAAGVSNPYLSQIERGLRKPSAEVLQQVAKALRISAETLYVRAGILDAERDREDVETRAVILADPSLNERQKQVLLQVYESFRKENGFGADAEPGADADIAVDGAGTTQNPHS, from the coding sequence ATGGCATCGCTCAACGTCGGCAATCTCGGCGAGTACCTGCGCGAGCAGCGGCGCAACGCGCAGCTGTCCCTGCGGCAGCTCGCGGACGCCGCAGGCGTGTCCAACCCGTACCTGAGCCAGATCGAGCGCGGGCTGCGCAAGCCGAGCGCGGAGGTGCTCCAGCAGGTCGCCAAGGCGCTGCGGATCTCCGCCGAGACGCTGTACGTCCGCGCGGGGATCCTCGACGCGGAGCGGGACCGGGAGGACGTGGAGACGCGTGCGGTCATCCTCGCCGACCCCTCGCTGAACGAGCGCCAGAAGCAGGTGCTGCTCCAGGTCTACGAGTCCTTCCGCAAGGAGAACGGGTTCGGGGCCGACGCGGAGCCGGGCGCCGACGCCGACATCGCCGTCGACGGGGCTGGAACGACACAAAACCCTCACTCGTAA
- a CDS encoding AAA family ATPase, producing MTSTDTALQRALDRERAHHEHCRTVLAAMVEGAQEHVVTGEDVSASGADAEVLGYRLRSRAKEMRELPAGPLFFGRLDFTEAEEEGEEGEGDGGAGRALHIGRLRITEHPAAPPLVVDWRAPVSRAFYQATAGDPRGVDVRRRFGWAPGSRGDAADLTCMEDEHLDRGESRASAIVAREIERPRVGPMRDIAATIQPEQDDLVRAPLGTTVCVQGAPGTGKTAVGLHRAAYLLYTHPQRIRRGGLLILGPNPTFLSYIAEVLPALGESGVRQSTLDREIARHPVTRTDDAPAAALKHDARTAEVLRRALYARVDPGAAGDLAVPDGSYRWRVPAEALARIVAEVREEQPPYGVGRERVRARIVRYVQERVERRAGPPANAWLRRVERSRPVGAALDAVWPRVRPEEVVAPLLGDPGELARAADGLLDQEEQQALLWTGRAPRSWRSARWSAADLLLLDEVAGLLEHPEGYGHVVVDEAQDLSPMECRAIARRSAFGSLTVLGDLAQGTTPWAARSWRTVLAHLGRPDAAVVPLTTGFRVPKEIVGLANRLLARLGVDVPPARSLRGDGELTLREAAPGAVPEAVVDAVRHALAREGSVGVVAADPDVPGLRAALDAAGIAAAGPEALGSRVAVVPASVVKGLEYDHVVAVEPAAIAAAEGPGGRGLHRLYVVLTRAVSRLDVVHERPLPF from the coding sequence ATGACGTCGACCGACACCGCCCTCCAGCGCGCCCTCGACCGCGAGCGCGCCCACCACGAACACTGCCGGACCGTCCTCGCCGCGATGGTCGAGGGCGCCCAGGAGCACGTCGTCACCGGCGAGGACGTCTCCGCCTCCGGTGCCGACGCCGAGGTCCTCGGGTACCGGCTCCGCAGCCGGGCCAAGGAGATGCGCGAACTGCCCGCGGGACCACTGTTCTTCGGCCGGCTGGACTTCACCGAAGCGGAGGAGGAGGGGGAGGAGGGGGAGGGGGACGGGGGCGCCGGGCGGGCGCTGCACATCGGGCGGCTGCGGATCACCGAGCACCCGGCCGCCCCGCCCCTCGTCGTCGACTGGCGCGCCCCCGTCTCCCGCGCCTTCTACCAGGCCACCGCGGGCGACCCGCGCGGCGTGGACGTCCGCCGCCGGTTCGGATGGGCGCCCGGCAGCCGTGGCGACGCCGCCGACCTCACCTGCATGGAGGACGAGCACCTCGACCGGGGCGAGTCCCGGGCCAGCGCCATCGTCGCGCGGGAGATCGAACGGCCCCGCGTCGGACCCATGCGGGACATCGCCGCCACCATCCAGCCCGAGCAGGACGACCTGGTCCGCGCCCCCCTCGGCACCACCGTCTGCGTCCAGGGCGCCCCCGGCACCGGCAAGACCGCCGTCGGCCTGCACCGGGCCGCGTACCTCCTCTACACCCACCCGCAGCGCATCCGGCGCGGCGGACTGCTGATCCTCGGCCCCAACCCGACCTTCCTCTCCTACATCGCCGAGGTGCTCCCCGCCCTCGGCGAGAGCGGCGTACGGCAGTCCACGCTGGACCGGGAGATCGCCCGGCACCCGGTCACCCGCACCGACGACGCACCGGCCGCCGCCCTCAAGCACGACGCCCGGACCGCCGAGGTGCTGCGCCGCGCCCTGTACGCGCGCGTGGACCCGGGCGCCGCGGGCGACCTCGCCGTACCGGACGGCTCCTACCGCTGGCGGGTCCCGGCGGAGGCGCTGGCCCGCATCGTCGCGGAGGTCCGGGAGGAGCAGCCGCCGTACGGCGTCGGACGCGAGCGGGTCAGGGCCCGGATCGTGCGGTACGTCCAGGAGCGGGTCGAACGGCGCGCCGGGCCGCCGGCCAACGCCTGGCTGCGCCGCGTCGAACGGTCCCGGCCGGTCGGCGCGGCCCTCGACGCCGTATGGCCCCGGGTGCGCCCCGAAGAGGTCGTCGCGCCGCTGCTCGGCGACCCCGGCGAGCTGGCCCGCGCCGCCGACGGGCTGCTGGACCAGGAGGAGCAGCAGGCCCTGCTGTGGACGGGGCGGGCGCCGCGGTCGTGGAGGTCGGCGCGCTGGTCCGCCGCCGACCTGCTCCTCCTCGACGAGGTCGCCGGACTCCTCGAACACCCCGAGGGCTACGGCCACGTCGTCGTCGACGAGGCGCAGGACCTCTCCCCGATGGAGTGCCGGGCCATCGCCCGCCGGTCCGCCTTCGGTTCGCTCACCGTCCTCGGCGACCTCGCCCAGGGGACCACGCCGTGGGCCGCGCGCTCCTGGCGGACCGTCCTCGCCCACCTCGGCCGCCCGGACGCGGCCGTGGTGCCCCTGACCACCGGATTCCGGGTGCCGAAGGAGATCGTGGGCCTCGCCAACCGGCTGCTCGCACGGCTCGGAGTGGACGTGCCGCCGGCCCGTTCGCTGCGCGGCGACGGCGAGCTGACCCTGCGCGAGGCCGCGCCCGGCGCCGTCCCGGAGGCGGTCGTGGACGCCGTACGGCACGCACTCGCCCGGGAGGGCTCGGTGGGTGTCGTCGCCGCCGACCCGGACGTGCCGGGGCTGCGGGCCGCCCTCGACGCGGCCGGCATCGCGGCGGCCGGGCCCGAGGCGCTGGGCTCCCGGGTGGCCGTCGTGCCGGCGAGCGTGGTCAAGGGCCTGGAGTACGACCACGTCGTCGCCGTCGAACCGGCGGCGATCGCGGCGGCGGAGGGGCCCGGAGGGCGGGGCCTGCACCGGCTGTACGTGGTGCTGACCCGCGCGGTGTCCCGGCTGGACGTGGTGCACGAACGGCCGCTGCCGTTCTGA
- a CDS encoding TetR family transcriptional regulator: MNAPGLRERKKQRMFRTLSDIAVELFLEKGFDAVSVAEVAAAAEVSKPTLFRYFPAKEDLVLHRIADHEDEAARVAGEGLPAPVDALRRHFLAGLERCDPVTGLNDHPAVLAFHRLLYGTPALVARMHTQLERSEAALAEVLGGDLEARLAAAQIIAVQRVLALDNWRRIAAGERVEDVRADAVAAAERAFAGLARGLARGLERGPVAGLPGTAGPPPE; the protein is encoded by the coding sequence ATGAACGCCCCCGGTCTGCGCGAGCGCAAGAAGCAGCGGATGTTCCGGACCCTGTCGGACATCGCCGTCGAACTCTTCCTGGAGAAGGGCTTCGACGCGGTGTCGGTCGCGGAGGTGGCGGCCGCGGCCGAGGTCTCCAAGCCGACCCTCTTCCGGTACTTCCCGGCCAAGGAGGACCTGGTCCTGCACCGGATCGCCGACCACGAGGACGAGGCGGCCCGGGTGGCGGGAGAGGGGCTGCCCGCGCCGGTCGACGCACTGCGGCGGCACTTCCTGGCGGGTCTTGAGCGGTGCGACCCGGTGACCGGGCTCAACGACCACCCCGCCGTGCTCGCCTTCCACCGGCTGCTCTACGGCACCCCCGCCCTGGTCGCCCGGATGCACACCCAGCTGGAGCGGTCCGAGGCCGCGCTCGCCGAGGTGCTCGGCGGTGACCTGGAGGCCAGACTGGCGGCCGCGCAGATCATCGCCGTGCAGCGGGTCCTCGCGCTGGACAACTGGCGCCGGATCGCCGCCGGGGAACGGGTGGAGGACGTGCGGGCGGACGCGGTGGCGGCGGCGGAACGCGCGTTCGCGGGACTGGCGAGGGGGCTGGCGAGGGGGCTGGAGAGGGGGCCGGTGGCGGGGCTGCCGGGGACGGCCGGGCCGCCCCCGGAGTGA